Proteins from one Paraburkholderia sp. BL10I2N1 genomic window:
- a CDS encoding LLM class flavin-dependent oxidoreductase: MALGTAGIVLPMREPLILAKQIASLDQLSGGRIVLGLSSGDRPAEYPLFGIDFETRGERFRDAFDVFTKVLEEDFPRFSSPRFGSSRGTHDLVPKPPFGGTLTIAIGRAQQSMAWIAENMDGFIGSSPVPEQLPSFAKQWNVQLEQTCGSGQFKPLGIGGFLDLVENQNEPLIRTRGGFRAGSKGLVNFLHDAQAAGVNHIALNPKVSRRPYAELMDELASEVLPHFPSH; encoded by the coding sequence ATAGCGCTCGGGACGGCAGGAATTGTCTTGCCAATGCGCGAGCCGTTGATTCTTGCCAAGCAGATAGCTTCGCTTGACCAGCTGTCGGGCGGACGCATAGTCTTGGGGCTCTCATCTGGCGACCGCCCGGCCGAGTACCCTCTCTTCGGCATCGACTTTGAGACAAGAGGCGAGCGCTTCCGTGATGCTTTTGATGTCTTCACCAAGGTGCTGGAGGAGGATTTTCCCCGCTTCTCTTCGCCCAGATTCGGAAGCTCGCGTGGAACGCACGACCTTGTACCGAAGCCGCCATTCGGTGGGACGCTGACTATTGCAATCGGGCGAGCCCAACAAAGCATGGCCTGGATTGCTGAGAACATGGACGGATTCATTGGCTCCTCGCCGGTGCCCGAACAGCTGCCATCATTCGCGAAACAATGGAACGTTCAGCTTGAACAGACATGCGGTTCCGGACAATTCAAGCCGCTTGGTATAGGAGGCTTCCTCGACTTGGTAGAGAACCAGAATGAGCCCCTTATCCGCACGCGCGGCGGATTTCGAGCCGGGAGCAAAGGCCTTGTGAACTTTCTGCACGACGCTCAAGCGGCGGGCGTGAATCACATCGCGCTGAATCCCAAGGTTAGTCGACGCCCGTACGCTGAGCTGATGGATGAGCTCGCTTCCGAAGTCCTTCCGCACTTTCCTTCACACTGA
- a CDS encoding alkene reductase, translating into MKTIFEPFYLSGTALKNRIVMAPLTRARASRDVADERIALYYTQRATAGLIVSEGTSISREGTGYLFNPGIYTPEQIAGWRLTTDSVHAVGGKIFAQLWHVGRVSHPSIQDDGKAPVSASSKHAVNAKAFAYDDNGKPNPVDTPTPRQLETQEVRRIVQDFAQAADNAMKAGFDGVEIHGANGYLFEQFMNPLVNDRSDCYSADNIANRLRFTLEVIDAVAGRIGVERVGIRISPYGKLFDMPFYPTIDATYTELCREIGKRKLAYVHVMNQSGYSRLDNALEPESESGFMALLRLLKGYLPNTALILAGGMSRELAEEMIDDDVIDLVAFGAAFISNPDLVARLQNDWPLSPANPATFYGGGAEGYVDYAPYAPS; encoded by the coding sequence ATGAAAACCATTTTTGAACCATTCTATCTCTCTGGCACCGCATTAAAGAACCGCATTGTCATGGCTCCGCTAACGCGAGCACGCGCTTCGCGTGATGTCGCTGATGAACGCATTGCTCTCTATTACACGCAGCGCGCTACCGCTGGTCTGATTGTCAGCGAAGGCACATCGATTTCGCGAGAAGGAACGGGTTATCTCTTCAACCCAGGCATCTACACGCCGGAGCAAATTGCCGGCTGGCGCCTGACTACCGATTCCGTTCACGCCGTCGGTGGAAAGATTTTCGCGCAGCTCTGGCACGTCGGTCGCGTTTCCCATCCTTCGATTCAGGATGATGGGAAGGCCCCCGTCAGCGCCAGTTCCAAACATGCAGTGAACGCGAAGGCCTTCGCCTACGACGATAACGGGAAGCCCAACCCCGTAGACACGCCCACGCCTCGTCAGCTCGAGACGCAGGAAGTTCGGCGTATCGTCCAGGATTTCGCTCAGGCTGCCGACAATGCTATGAAGGCAGGGTTTGACGGGGTCGAAATTCATGGCGCGAACGGCTATCTGTTCGAGCAGTTCATGAACCCGCTCGTCAATGACCGGAGCGATTGCTACTCAGCCGACAACATTGCGAATCGGTTGCGCTTCACTCTCGAAGTCATCGATGCCGTTGCTGGGCGTATCGGTGTTGAGCGGGTCGGAATTCGAATTTCGCCTTATGGCAAGCTATTCGACATGCCCTTCTATCCGACCATTGATGCGACATACACTGAGCTCTGCCGCGAAATCGGGAAGCGAAAGCTCGCGTATGTTCACGTCATGAATCAGTCGGGATACTCGCGCCTGGACAACGCTCTTGAACCGGAATCCGAGTCTGGATTTATGGCCCTCCTGCGTCTCCTGAAAGGCTATCTGCCAAATACTGCGCTCATTCTTGCAGGAGGTATGTCGCGAGAACTTGCGGAGGAAATGATTGACGATGACGTTATCGACCTCGTTGCATTCGGCGCTGCATTCATCAGCAACCCCGACCTCGTTGCCCGCCTTCAGAATGATTGGCCACTGAGCCCCGCAAATCCGGCGACCTTCTATGGTGGCGGCGCAGAGGGTTACGTGGATTACGCTCCCTACGCTCCGTCTTGA
- a CDS encoding EthD domain-containing protein: MSNFVVEKLFRPPYVQTRPGGSGPLTVLFSLLSRADTTPIDVRRVGDGYTLDRSGHPLRDPAENSSAIGFESNPNVNFEHWGEYWRKVHGVRFTHIEEDDDRSLERLLRYDQLHRFAPGPTSFNAPPYRAPVDESGMLWPTILGHIEPYQRPRWDGVAYLNFESIDDVAAVFANERVRTKILPEDLTMFRDIAPVLARQHIIIPSESGNEAVTLVKLHVRRKDEARESFQQWWLEDHGPNVSSHCQGSQLVKRYAQLHNIGGREPGQPFFHPDAAKLDGISLMSFSSLADLEDFLVSPMNASIVEHESLKTEQAASEYWTTIGMMIVNRIRPEVRTAQRIPLRRWSDRPNSPVRIGAALSICSPRHLD; encoded by the coding sequence ATGTCTAACTTCGTTGTCGAAAAGCTGTTTCGACCGCCCTACGTCCAAACTCGACCAGGTGGAAGCGGGCCGCTGACAGTTCTCTTTTCGTTGCTTTCCCGTGCGGACACGACGCCAATCGACGTACGTCGAGTGGGTGATGGTTACACGCTCGACAGGTCTGGCCATCCATTACGAGACCCGGCGGAAAACTCTTCCGCCATTGGTTTCGAGAGTAATCCCAACGTCAACTTCGAGCACTGGGGCGAGTATTGGCGAAAGGTGCATGGCGTTCGTTTCACCCACATCGAAGAGGACGACGACCGCAGCTTAGAGCGACTGCTGCGTTATGACCAACTGCATCGATTCGCTCCAGGGCCAACAAGCTTTAACGCGCCCCCATACCGCGCTCCAGTCGACGAAAGCGGAATGCTCTGGCCGACAATTCTCGGACACATTGAACCGTATCAACGGCCGCGCTGGGACGGCGTCGCGTATCTCAACTTTGAGAGCATCGACGACGTCGCTGCTGTGTTCGCTAACGAGCGAGTGCGCACCAAAATTCTTCCCGAGGACTTGACCATGTTTCGTGACATCGCGCCGGTACTTGCTCGGCAGCACATCATCATTCCCAGCGAATCGGGAAATGAAGCAGTCACATTGGTCAAGCTACATGTGCGTCGAAAAGACGAGGCGCGCGAATCATTCCAGCAGTGGTGGCTCGAGGACCATGGCCCCAATGTCAGCAGTCACTGCCAGGGCAGTCAGTTGGTCAAACGTTATGCCCAGCTTCACAACATCGGTGGTCGAGAACCCGGCCAGCCGTTTTTTCACCCTGACGCAGCGAAGCTTGATGGAATAAGTCTTATGAGCTTTTCAAGCCTCGCAGACCTCGAAGATTTTCTGGTGAGCCCGATGAACGCAAGTATTGTCGAGCACGAGTCCCTGAAGACTGAGCAAGCAGCGTCAGAATATTGGACCACCATCGGCATGATGATTGTCAACCGCATCCGCCCCGAGGTTCGCACCGCGCAACGAATTCCGCTGCGGCGTTGGAGCGACCGGCCGAACTCACCTGTCCGAATAGGCGCCGCCTTATCGATTTGCTCGCCGCGCCATCTCGACTGA
- a CDS encoding CocE/NonD family hydrolase, with translation MKRSSRAGLLAAVAILLSGAAAPALASTPFPGGVWSPGNPTYGTALDKSVPVTMSDGTVLMVDVSYPTDLHTGARAKGPFPVILTQTPYLTNPSTAGDYFVQRGYIYVTASVRGTRNSGGEFSFFGSDGKDGAEIVQWAATKLQNSNGKIALQGGSWSGLNQYTTALAAGKNSPIKALAPFCAGAEFYRETYFAGGIPTQTGQFPLGFGAAVGNNHGATAYGQSMVDEINAGGPRAYDRDFWKARSPGTFARQLADLDIPTLIWSTHQDIYAESSMSMYAYLQNTRSGQYVYGPMRPNQDVTGRYQVIISQGGHCQFEEQTTGQNIANNITLEWFDTWLKGKKTGMADTKQPVHVHELISNNWISTSAYPVAPVYKQYFLTPRGILSKKPSNQSAEVNLLWAQPGAGSTAQFDGPVLKKGATLAGPMSASFYASSTTPNLELIATVQLVGPDGTVTPLSSGTVLGSLSRNDPNRSWLDKNGVPVKPYGEYFADHYVPAGNIRRYDFVISPKFASIPAGSKVRLIVSTQTPTQQSNGIGSPPPANSQCSPVLGTDACFPTHPQVVSLTGSTVSLYVGASLPSSLNLPLLKAGCFKSEGNTSLPYWDSDSAKMEGPVCQEADDD, from the coding sequence ATGAAGCGTTCAAGTCGTGCAGGGCTGCTTGCAGCCGTGGCAATTCTGTTATCCGGTGCGGCAGCTCCCGCGCTTGCGTCCACGCCTTTTCCGGGTGGAGTATGGAGCCCGGGCAACCCGACTTACGGGACTGCACTAGACAAAAGCGTCCCGGTCACCATGAGCGATGGAACAGTGCTTATGGTCGATGTGTCCTACCCCACCGACTTGCATACCGGTGCTCGGGCGAAGGGTCCGTTCCCTGTCATCCTCACTCAAACGCCATACCTCACGAATCCGTCCACGGCTGGTGATTACTTCGTTCAGCGAGGCTACATCTATGTGACAGCGTCGGTCAGAGGGACACGGAATTCAGGCGGCGAATTTTCCTTCTTCGGGAGCGACGGGAAGGATGGTGCCGAGATAGTCCAATGGGCCGCCACGAAGCTGCAGAACTCTAACGGCAAGATTGCTCTGCAAGGCGGTTCTTGGTCAGGACTGAACCAATATACGACGGCGCTGGCAGCCGGAAAAAATTCACCAATCAAAGCTCTGGCGCCGTTTTGTGCAGGGGCGGAGTTTTACCGTGAGACGTATTTCGCAGGCGGAATCCCGACACAAACGGGCCAATTCCCATTGGGTTTCGGTGCGGCGGTTGGTAACAATCATGGCGCGACCGCCTACGGCCAGTCTATGGTCGACGAAATCAACGCGGGTGGTCCCAGGGCTTATGACAGAGATTTTTGGAAGGCGCGCTCTCCCGGCACGTTCGCTCGGCAACTCGCAGACCTCGACATTCCGACTCTGATTTGGAGCACGCACCAGGACATTTACGCTGAGAGTTCTATGTCCATGTACGCATATCTGCAGAACACGAGAAGCGGCCAATACGTGTACGGGCCTATGCGTCCGAATCAGGATGTCACTGGCCGCTATCAGGTGATTATCAGCCAAGGCGGTCACTGCCAATTTGAGGAGCAGACGACAGGGCAGAACATTGCAAACAACATCACGCTGGAATGGTTCGACACCTGGCTTAAAGGCAAGAAGACGGGGATGGCCGACACGAAGCAGCCGGTCCACGTCCACGAGTTGATTTCCAACAACTGGATTAGCACCTCGGCTTACCCTGTTGCGCCCGTGTACAAGCAATACTTCCTGACGCCACGGGGAATTCTATCGAAGAAGCCTTCGAATCAATCGGCGGAAGTTAATCTACTTTGGGCGCAGCCAGGCGCCGGTAGCACGGCCCAATTTGATGGGCCGGTTCTGAAGAAGGGAGCGACGCTTGCCGGCCCGATGAGTGCGTCATTCTACGCCTCGTCGACAACGCCGAATCTGGAACTCATCGCGACGGTGCAACTGGTGGGTCCGGATGGGACTGTCACTCCGCTTTCCAGTGGTACTGTCCTTGGCAGCCTCTCGAGGAACGACCCGAATCGCTCGTGGCTCGATAAGAACGGCGTGCCTGTGAAGCCTTACGGCGAATACTTCGCAGACCACTACGTACCCGCCGGTAATATTCGTCGTTACGACTTCGTGATTTCGCCGAAGTTTGCCTCAATTCCGGCGGGAAGCAAGGTCCGACTCATCGTCAGCACTCAGACTCCGACGCAGCAGTCGAACGGCATCGGGTCGCCGCCTCCGGCAAACTCGCAATGCTCTCCCGTACTCGGCACGGATGCGTGCTTTCCGACGCATCCTCAGGTGGTCTCACTCACGGGAAGTACCGTCTCACTGTATGTTGGCGCAAGCCTCCCGTCGTCCTTGAATTTGCCTTTGCTCAAAGCAGGCTGCTTCAAGTCTGAAGGCAACACGAGTCTCCCATACTGGGACTCTGATTCGGCGAAGATGGAAGGTCCCGTGTGCCAGGAGGCAGACGACGACTGA
- a CDS encoding EthD domain-containing protein: MSTVRMGLISRKPEWSNDEFYKHWLGHHGPLVKNAPGLSQYWQNHIVDRVQRGIDFEREPWEFDGFSQLWISDPNKPFGEAELPQRIIEDENHFLGRLHILTVKQTTVVEVPEDASRAKLKKRISLIRRRPELSEQEFLNEWKVHADFVRTMPGVKGYRQNAVLQRELQKGTPCSYDDLPIDGVVEFWFESTESLQKAFESEVGLKTMEHAKTFLAGITAFLVEEHRII; this comes from the coding sequence ATGAGCACGGTACGCATGGGGCTTATTTCAAGAAAGCCCGAATGGTCGAACGATGAGTTTTACAAGCATTGGCTCGGTCATCACGGCCCGTTGGTGAAAAACGCACCTGGACTTAGTCAGTATTGGCAGAACCACATTGTCGACCGTGTTCAGCGGGGAATCGACTTCGAGCGGGAGCCGTGGGAGTTCGACGGTTTCTCGCAACTGTGGATTTCGGACCCGAACAAGCCGTTCGGAGAGGCGGAGCTGCCGCAAAGAATCATCGAAGACGAGAACCATTTCCTCGGCCGCCTTCATATCCTGACCGTCAAGCAGACGACGGTCGTGGAAGTGCCGGAAGACGCGTCTCGTGCAAAGCTGAAGAAGCGGATTTCTCTCATCCGCCGTCGCCCTGAGCTTTCGGAACAGGAATTTCTGAACGAGTGGAAAGTACATGCGGATTTCGTTCGCACGATGCCCGGCGTCAAAGGCTATCGGCAGAACGCGGTACTGCAGCGAGAGCTACAGAAAGGCACACCCTGCAGTTACGACGACCTACCCATCGATGGGGTCGTTGAGTTCTGGTTCGAAAGCACTGAGTCGCTGCAAAAGGCGTTCGAATCAGAGGTTGGATTGAAGACGATGGAACATGCGAAGACATTCCTCGCCGGCATCACCGCGTTCCTGGTCGAGGAGCACCGAATCATCTGA
- a CDS encoding ABC transporter ATP-binding protein produces the protein MLKVDSVKVSYGAIQAVKGVSLEVREGEVVTIIGANGAGKSSLLKSIAGLQAVSSGRITVGGRDCTQLPAHMRLGLGIALSPEGRGVFPDQTVRENLLLGAYSRKQPMSATEAAMEREFDRFPRLRERQNQLSGTLSGGEQQMLAISRALMSQPRMLLLDEPSLGLAPLVIRDIFDAIRSLRKEGLTILLVEQMAKQALGVADRAYVLEVGSITLEGSGRDLLNDPKVKAAYLGAN, from the coding sequence ATGCTCAAAGTCGATTCAGTAAAGGTCTCTTACGGCGCTATTCAGGCCGTGAAGGGTGTGAGCCTCGAGGTGAGGGAAGGCGAAGTCGTCACCATCATCGGCGCGAACGGTGCCGGGAAAAGTAGCCTTCTAAAGAGCATCGCGGGGCTGCAGGCGGTCTCCTCTGGTCGCATCACGGTTGGCGGTCGCGACTGCACCCAGTTGCCTGCACACATGCGCCTCGGCCTCGGCATTGCCCTATCGCCCGAAGGTCGCGGCGTGTTTCCCGACCAGACCGTGCGTGAGAACCTTCTTCTCGGGGCCTATTCCCGCAAGCAGCCGATGTCCGCGACTGAGGCAGCGATGGAGCGGGAGTTTGACCGGTTCCCGCGTCTTCGGGAACGCCAGAACCAGCTCTCGGGAACGCTGTCCGGGGGGGAGCAGCAAATGCTCGCGATTTCGCGCGCGTTGATGAGTCAGCCGCGAATGCTTCTTCTCGATGAACCTTCGTTGGGCCTGGCTCCCTTGGTCATCCGTGACATTTTCGATGCCATCCGTAGTCTGCGCAAGGAGGGTCTCACCATTCTGCTGGTTGAGCAAATGGCGAAGCAGGCCTTGGGCGTTGCTGACAGGGCGTACGTGCTCGAGGTTGGCAGTATCACGCTGGAGGGCTCCGGGCGCGACTTGCTGAATGACCCAAAAGTCAAAGCAGCATATCTGGGCGCAAATTGA